One Struthio camelus isolate bStrCam1 chromosome 10, bStrCam1.hap1, whole genome shotgun sequence genomic region harbors:
- the TMEM208 gene encoding LOW QUALITY PROTEIN: transmembrane protein 208 (The sequence of the model RefSeq protein was modified relative to this genomic sequence to represent the inferred CDS: deleted 1 base in 1 codon), whose translation MAPKGKAGTKGKKQIFEENRETLRFYFRVILGASAVYAVVNLVICYPTASVWTWLAFVFSLVVYGTSYRSMNSMAKPSFTDDGSLADGGIDLNMEQGWQSECPHLHESRHLKDVILLTAIVQVLSCFSLYIWYFWLLAPGRALYLLWVNILGPWFTADSSAASQEPNEKKQRRQERRQMKRF comes from the exons ATGGCG CCCAAGGGGAAGGCGGGCACGAAGGGCAAGAAGCAGATCTTCGAGGAGAACAGGGAGACTCTCCGGTTCTACTTCCGCGTCATCCTCGGGGCCTCC GCTGTGTACGCAGTGGTGAACCTGGTGATCTGCTACCCCACCGCCTCTGTCTGGACATGG CTTGCGTTTGTGTTCAGTTTGGTGGTATACGGCACCAGCTACCGCTCCATGAACTCCATGGCAAAGCCGTCTTTCACAGATGATGGCAGCCTTGCTGACGGAGGCATTGACCTGAATATGGAGCAG GGATGGCAGAGTGAGTGTCCACACCTGCACGAGTCCAG gcACCTCAAGGATGTGATCCTGCTGACAGCTATCGTCCAGGTTCTGAGCTGCTTCTCGCTCTACATCTGGTACTTCTGGCTCTTG GCTCCGGGGCGTGCACTCTATCTCCTGTGGGTGAACATCCTGGGGCCCTGGTTTACAGCAGACTCTTCGGCTGCCAGTCAGGAGCCAAATGAGAAGAAACAGCGCCGACAAGAACGTCGCCAGATGAAGCGCTTCTAG